One part of the bacterium genome encodes these proteins:
- a CDS encoding winged helix-turn-helix transcriptional regulator, producing the protein MLDQFDLLLPGSLVREMMLLAEIGDDPSISQSRMAARVGLAPSMVNNYIRRLVESGYLMKAGANHRSTTYHLTAAGKSRREELVRRCTIETVRLYKYAKREFRELLAERFGARRDLGIVLYGAAETGELVCQLCLEMGHRVLAVVDSDSRRQGRRMLGLEVCGPGALDGLEFDLVLITSLGHAAEIADCLEPLRRRGREIISVG; encoded by the coding sequence ATGCTCGATCAATTCGACCTTCTGCTCCCCGGCAGCCTGGTCCGGGAGATGATGCTCCTGGCCGAGATCGGGGATGACCCCTCGATCAGCCAGAGCCGCATGGCCGCTCGGGTGGGCCTGGCCCCCTCGATGGTCAACAACTACATCCGCCGCCTGGTCGAAAGCGGCTACCTGATGAAAGCCGGGGCGAACCACCGCAGCACCACCTATCACCTGACCGCCGCGGGAAAATCGCGGCGCGAGGAGCTGGTGCGGCGCTGCACCATCGAGACCGTGCGGCTGTACAAGTACGCCAAGCGTGAGTTCCGCGAGCTGCTGGCCGAGCGCTTCGGCGCGCGGCGTGACCTGGGGATCGTGCTCTACGGCGCGGCCGAGACCGGCGAGCTGGTCTGCCAGCTCTGTCTTGAGATGGGCCACCGCGTGCTGGCCGTGGTGGACAGCGACAGCCGCCGCCAGGGACGCCGCATGCTGGGCCTGGAGGTGTGCGGGCCCGGAGCGCTGGACGGGCTGGAGTTCGACCTGGTGCTCATCACCTCGCTCGGCCACGCCGCCGAGATAGCGGATTGCCTGGAGCCGCTGCGCCGTCGCGGCCGCGAGATTATCAGCGTGGGCTGA
- the fliS gene encoding flagellar export chaperone FliS, with protein MSQTMKNNAYGQAFNKQIKDYQAMQVLSAKPEKLILMLYDGALRFMTLGVEGIEQKNLEKAHNNLIKAQRIFIELMTSLDFKKGGEIASNLFRIYEFMHYTLVNANVKKEVEPVLKVSEQLRTLRDSWDKAMKNQWNGLPEGLEKASPAAQMQEPEPEPTHKRIEFRG; from the coding sequence ATGAGTCAGACGATGAAGAACAACGCCTATGGCCAGGCTTTCAACAAACAGATCAAGGATTACCAGGCCATGCAGGTGTTGAGCGCCAAGCCGGAAAAGCTGATCCTGATGCTATACGACGGCGCCCTGCGCTTCATGACCCTGGGCGTGGAGGGCATCGAGCAGAAAAACCTGGAAAAAGCGCACAACAATCTGATCAAAGCGCAGCGGATTTTCATCGAGCTGATGACCAGCCTGGATTTCAAAAAAGGCGGCGAGATCGCCTCGAACCTGTTCCGTATCTACGAGTTCATGCACTACACGCTGGTCAACGCCAACGTGAAGAAAGAGGTCGAGCCGGTCCTGAAAGTGAGTGAGCAGCTGCGCACCCTGCGAGACAGCTGGGACAAAGCGATGAAGAACCAATGGAACGGGCTGCCCGAAGGTCTGGAAAAAGCCTCTCCCGCCGCCCAGATGCAGGAACCGGAGCCGGAGCCGACCCACAAGCGGATCGAATTCAGGGGCTGA